A single Hippocampus zosterae strain Florida chromosome 17, ASM2543408v3, whole genome shotgun sequence DNA region contains:
- the tcf20 gene encoding transcription factor 20 isoform X2, which produces MQNFSNSPTPHSLAPGFSMRGGGAPPYPPQTADPQVSPRMTEDYAAMQQQSLHRGQLQSNQASPMLAYNARNRGIVEAPPTQGNLHSGSNNPYRKDTMDYYFSLGGKDKNRRGGQVYGTGFGYPNIDGHIPPQYRHSGAGSVLSSGIMSQYSIDYGPGTGSGGGSGAFSPHQYNMSQNAALQALPSSQSRQHGQTFSSVHHGQQHRSYPSSGHRMTPQYPQYSPQAGAPTGSSGIYSPPPQRYADGTASTGFDPKVNSSHSVNSSANSASGLSAANNMGPIESVQQRYHASNYAGYVPQTQTLNKDGTLQHCNTQHNLSVGYDNPLKMQHQGPTRGSVYAKHPQASTPSMPPAASQELAKSPLHPQQSQMNQNLSPISNPSPAASAVHSPSCSSTPSPLMGVSETYVNPSIPSHPSSTVHSSSHGHRLVQAASQLSPTPNSNSSISSCGSSGSHKGHNISTARVNSVPPSSCNKTGLGSGPVPREEGPSPSVYSSPPVGKMQDAGVNSLNALSSQVANLPNTIQHVVRTDNVLSQKKGKDGGQVQQATHGVPPLPPRSRNASAASSSGTVTDATVVGLAEGACLESAADEDSSYVSAETKIEQEDHLIEGGHTRLRQASGASSASEPIFYHPPHSQTQPQPGQALNAKTFTYKSSPKVIVSKGNVCPASALASPSECHSSEADPNSHSKPPVSSSTSCIITPPQPNRVSHPSLLNNNSKGGHKKTAEIIKNEQIKIEHEDGVEKMEKGNSQILRDGEIGTKRGQDKENMLRTASAAHDESDHKPISEEQLSVGVIVSARSEGSQVEKGKQPQDLCLKEKPSQSYLKESSSNNGEEGIDLSRYSSQHPKSNMEQAHNLNQFGSHKYGFGDSSYGSDLSLVKKGRTRPAGAMETSSRNYQQTHSGYGPEHSKELSSLAESFGKRGQAIGPKGQEDISQIQQFPSLLQEVLQGYNLDRRYGRPEQAFPAHLQVQQPFQTRYAYGMTENMRMMEGGGASDNLALMGTAGKPQHPNHRLGSKTNFATGLQSSIKTDVSNPKLLQNTAKKEADFSEDHLPAASDAQPIQPKHINLADYSLPQRKTLPSKSTSSSAVQELLLQEPEPLKGCTGQGESQKSERRSVICDVSPNTRSTPEKDRDSNREREKNQSAASVIQQPFSSPASVNDMSKKDLLEKKVVKIETVAKEIGPNPDFHGSGGTLDSDVEYSSKSAHSSILLNADPYRHPPPQSLSTNPLSSPSRHQSYLHGADLATSNANSFPGYRYGDTRESNVPHGHSHFPSHHPYHNLSPPAQITNKLQMYPHPRGPFQHSHEINDWVKAMNRSAKDMMMIPGSSPGRHKVSHPEHRQRMIPQADIHGDHHASKTLLHHQGGYYDVKMWDSTTPGRDGVRIVDADSCYWTQAHPPPPSSVPAVSRVPPKAHGPNTAELEETKRPCFPPPCNSTKPQTDVTPAQPQVPRQTKSGGPGETNPLILRRRVRSFISPIPAKRLMQDASQQRAAANSHAAGAHAESNHRNEDESSSSDVPHLSSPLPGENIFPKSLSPLSGSTKALPPKKGRGLKLEAIVQKISPSVGKPSGMGDDGTNHYPGFTNATVPPFSASQDQDMTHFPRVAGGDDGYIDDTHSLNDMMSFRGVDETGPLPLSGYPCDPQTRKQKDFDFGLGGAVASGDKEDFALLGPLPPPPPLPRPVQGSPPPSSSALSDIQHFTNTYQQLETRRGEQSAANLLRQKLQESGMGFDDYAGSDYYGATSPHHSQSQGHVLSRHQMSSPRPLLSLQDCKASDSAVPKGYFPSGKKKGRPVGSVNKQKRLPTQAQTPIQSQAPAQTVNQNSSQPPPTPAPAALTIPDIVQTAASTATCISENKSTPPLTPPTLTQMVKVDVESPLSQPEIEVKPARRRRKVLKEEGGSPERRGRQRIRRAGAPPSQSAAKDNPDMPPGAKGANGINRAFPDPNLKGLFVPHIHVENKIPEIGSVCTIVNAEDDKLKGERSANGGKTGVGAIDSLPISTFYSQSSKRESELRETDQVETTLQSGKALPSSGYVVSGPAVTETKHSGRQLCCLCQKWANYKHLGDLYGPYYPAEYAAKLPKNQPQLRQCHTSTGATKTAPNPQIGSNALDTLQNSQKQHVPFSRPVATTNCTVNLDLNLKSLSAAVRAPPLTFREDVIGESSAIASSYTANKMPSLSWDVNFDIIPIPELKREPDFDTSHQQLQLLKQPQEQQAEEAQQRPQHRKLTSHPRFKRRHKSSEDSPRMVPSNSKASLPFQPPPPALDSLGPLAQLAQLPQMPMDPEELWVHEGCIVWTSGVYLVNGRLYGLQEALDGARETSCSYCEMVGSTLGCYSKGCIRRYHYLCAIETDCSLNEDNFSLRCPKHKVTQNFRPAKSMYLEQSERG; this is translated from the exons ATGCAGAATTTTTCCAATAGCCCCACCCCCCATTCTCTGGCCCCCGGCTTTAGCATGAGGGGTGGAGGTGCACCTCCGTATCCCCCGCAAACCGCAGACCCTCAGGTCTCCCCGAGGATGACAGAAGATTATGCGGCAATGCAACAGCAGAGCCTACACAGAGGCCAGCTCCAGTCCAATCAAGCCAGCCCCATGCTCGCTTACAATGCTCGAAACAGAGGCATTGTCGAGGCACCGCCCACACAGGGTAACCTTCACAGCGGCAGTAACAACCCTTACAGGAAGGACAcaatggattattatttttcattgggCGGGAAGGACAAAAACAGAAGAGGGGGCCAGGTCTACGGAACAGGATTTGGTTACCCGAATATTGATGGACACATACCTCCCCAGTACAGACATTCTGGCGCAGGATCTGTATTATCATCTGGCATCATGTCACAATATTCAATAGATTATGGGCCCGGCACCGGATCAGGTGGAGGATCGGGAGCTTTCTCTCCTCATCAATACAATATGAGTCAGAACGCTGCATTGCAGGCCTTGCCATCTTCTCAGAGCCGCCAACATGGACAAACGTTCTCCTCCGTCCACCATGGGCAGCAGCATCGGAGTTATCCGAGCTCTGGGCATAGAATGACCCCTCAATACCCACAATACTCTCCACAGGCTGGAGCGCCCACAGGGTCATCGGGAATATATAGCCCACCTCCACAGAGATATGCTGATGGCACTGCTAGCACGGGTTTTGATCCCAAAGTCAACAGTTCTCACAGTGTCAACTCGAGTGCAAACTCCGCCTCTGGTTTATCTGCTGCTAACAATATGGGGCCCATCGAGAGTGTTCAGCAGCGTTACCATGCATCAAACTACGCTGGATACGTTCCGCAGACGCAAACGCTTAATAAGGACGGCACACTGCAGCACTGCAACACGCAGCACAATTTAAGTGTGGGCTATGACAACCCTCTTAAGATGCAGCACCAGGGCCCAACTCGCGGCTCCGTATATGCTAAACATCCCCAGGCCTCCACGCCCAGTATGCCTCCTGCAGCATCTCAAGAACTCGCTAAATCCCCATTGCATCCTCAACAAAGTCAGATGAACCAAAACCTCAGCCCGATTTCCAACCCGTCCCCAGCTGCCTCTGCGGTACATTCCCCCAGCTGTAGCTCCACCCCTTCCCCTTTGATGGGTGTCTCAGAAACCTACGTGAACCCCTCTATTCCTTCCCACCCGTCATCTACCGTCCATAGCAGCAGTCACGGTCATAGATTAGTACAGGCTGCGTCACAGTTAAGTCCAACACCCAACTCAAACAGTAGCATCAGTAGTTGTGGTAGCAGCGGCAGTCACAAAGGTCATAACATCAGTACTGCTAGAGTAAACAGTGTGCCACCATCAAGCTGCAACAAAACTGGTCTGGGTTCAGGGCCCGTGCCCCGAGAGGAAGGTCCCTCTCCCTCCGTTTATTCATCTCCCCCAGTTGGGAAAATGCAGGACGCAGGAGTAAATAGTCTTAATGCCTTGAGCTCCCAGGTAGCGAATTTACCCAACACCATCCAACACGTGGTCCGCACCGACAACGTGCTCTCACAGAAGAAGGGCAAAGATGGTGGGCAGGTGCAACAAGCAACCCACGGTGTTCCGCCATTGCCACCGAGGAGTAGAAATGCAAGTGCAGCCTCAAGCAGCGGCACGGTTACAGATGCGACTGTTGTAGGACTTGCCGAAGGTGCCTGTTTAGAAAGTGCTGCCGATGAAGACTCCTCCTATGTGTCCGCGGAGACCAAGATAGAGCAAGAGGATCACTTGATAGAGGGCGGGCATACGAGATTGAGGCAGGCGAGTGGTGCAAGCAGTGCATCCGAACCCATTTTTTATCATCCTCCTCACAGTCAAACCCAGCCACAACCTGGACAAGCATTAAATGCCAAAACCTTCACTTACAAGTCATCGCCAAAGGTAATAGTCTCAAAAGGAAATGTTTGCCCCGCTTCTGCATTAGCATCTCCATCTGAGTGTCACTCGTCAGAAGCTGACCCAAATTCACATTCAAAACCTCCAGTTTCCTCATCCACCTCCTGTATTATTACTCCGCCCCAACCAAACCGTGTCTCGCATCCTAGTTTACTAAATAATAACTCAAAAGGCGGCCATAAAAAGACTGCAGAAATCATCAAAAACGAACAGATCAAAATCGAACATGAAGATGGGgttgagaaaatggagaaagGCAATAGCCAAATACTTCGAGATGGCGAAATCGGCACAAAGCGCGGACAGGACAAAGAAAACATGTTGCGTACTGCTTCCGCGGCGCATGACGAGAGTGATCACAAACCCATTTCCGAGGAGCAGCTAAGTGTTGGCGTGATCGTTTCCGCTCGTTCCGAGGGAAGTCAGGTAGAAAAGGGCAAGCAACCCCAAGACCTCTGTTTGAAGGAAAAACCCTCGCAATCCTATTTGAAAGAGTCGTCGAGTAATAACGGAGAGGAAGGTATCGACCTAAGTAGATATTCATCTCAGCACCCAAAATCAAATATGGAGCAGGCCCACAATCTCAACCAATTTGGATCACATAAGTATGGCTTTGGAGACTCATCGTATGGCTCTGATTTGTCCCTGGTGAAGAAAGGAAGGACGAGGCCAGCGGGTGCGATGGAAACAAGTTCCAGAAACTATCAGCAAACGCATTCCGGTTATGGTCCCGAGCATTCAAAAGAACTGAGTTCTCTCGCCGAGTCATTCGGAAAGAGAGGCCAAGCCATCGGACCAAAAGGCCAAGAGGATATTTCTCAAATCCAACAATTCCCGAGCCTTTTACAAGAGGTTCTTCAGGGTTATAATTTAGATAGACGTTATGGAAGACCAGAACAGGCATTTCCTGCACATCTTCAAGTTCAACAaccatttcaaacaagatacgCTTATGGTATGACCGAAAACATGAGGATGATGGAAGGTGGTGGAGCCAGTGACAATTTGGCCCTAATGGGCACTGCCGGAAAGCCCCAACATCCCAATCATCGACTTGGAAGTAAAACCAATTTTGCCACAGGTCTtcaatcctccattaagacGGATGTTTCCAATCCCAAACTTTTGCAAAATACTGCCAAAAAAGAAGCGGATTTCTCTGAGGATCATCTACCAGCGGCCTCGGACGCACAGCCAATCCAACCGAAACACATCAATTTAGCCGACTATTCTCTAccgcaaagaaaaacattgcccAGTAAGTCCACTTCATCATCTGCTGTACAGGAGCTGCTTTTGCAAGAGCCCGAGCCACTGAAAGGGTGCACCGGTCAAGGAGAATCTCAGAAATCTGAACGTCGCTCTGTCATCTGTGATGTGTCGCCAAATACACGGAGCACACCAGAGAAGGACAGGGACAGtaacagagagcgagagaagaaTCAGAGCGCAGCCTCTGTCATTCAGCAGCCGTTTTCCTCCCCAGCATCAGTCAATGATATGAGTAAAAAGGACCTTTTAGAGAAGAAAGTGGTCAAAATCGAAACGGTAGCCAAAGAGATCGGCCCGAATCCCGATTTTCATGGCAGCGGTGGAACTCTTGACAGCGATGTGGAATATTCTTCAAAATCGGCACATTCGTCCATTCTGCTAAATGCTGACCCCTACAGACACCCGCCGCCCCAATCGCTGAGCACAAATCCTTTATCGTCACCATCGAGACATCAGTCGTATCTTCACGGTGCGGATTTAGCGACGAGCAATGCCAACAGTTTCCCTGGCTATCGCTATGGAGACACCAGAGAAAGCAATGTGCCTCACGGCCACTCTCATTTTCCTTCCCACCATCCATACCACAATTTATCGCCGCCGGCTCAGATTACAAACAAGCTTCAAATGTATCCTCACCCTCGCGGGCCTTTCCAGCATTCCCACGAAATAAACGATTGGGTGAAAGCAATGAACAGGTCCGCCAAGGATATGATGATGATTCCAGGTTCTTCCCCGGGAAGACATAAAGTTAGCCACCCAGAGCACAGACAGAGGATGATCCCTCAAGCAGACATTCACGGCGATCACCATGCTAGCAAAACACTGCTGCATCACCAGGGCGGATATTATGACGTGAAAATGTGGGACTCGACAACCCCGGGCAGAGATGGCGTTAGAATAGTCGACGCCGATTCTTGCTACTGGACACAGGCAcatccgccgccgccgtcatctGTTCCTGCAGTTTCACGGGTTCCTCCGAAGGCTCATGGCCCGAACACGGCTGAACTTGAGGAAACCAAACGTCCCTGCTTTCCTCCTCCGTGCAACTCTACGAAACCTCAGACTGACGTAACTCCTGCTCAACCACAGGTGCCGCGTCAAACCAAGTCTGGTGGTCCCGGAGAGACAAATCCTCTTATATTGAGAAGGAGAGTGCGTTCTTTTATCTCTCCTATTCCTGCCAAACGACTCATGCAGGATGCATCTCAGCAGAGGGCCGCCGCGAATTCACACGCTGCTGGAGCGCACGCGGAGTCAAACCATCGCAATGAAGACGAGTCGTCCTCTTCTGATGTTCCGCATCTCTCTTCCCCTTTGCCTGGCGAGAACATCTTTCCCAAATCTCTCTCTCCATTAAGTGGAAGTACAAAGGCCTTGCCTCCAAAGAAAGGACGCGGTTTGAAACTCGAGGCAATTGTTCAGAAAATATCACCGAGTGTTGGAAAGCCTTCAGGCATGGGTGATGATGGAACAAATCATTACCCGGGCTTTACTAATGCCACAGTGCCACCGTTTAGTGCGTCACAGGACCAAGACATGACCCATTTTCCCAGAGTTGCCGGAGGGGATGACGGTTACATTGACGACACTCACTCGTTAAATGACATGATGTCCTTCAGAGGTGTAGATGAGACTGGCCCGTTGCCACTGTCTGGCTACCCGTGTGATCCACAAACCCGCAAGCAAAAAGATTTTGACTTTGGCTTAGGAGGTGCCGTGGCATCCGGTGACAAGGAGGACTTTGCGCTGCTCGGGCCTTtaccccctcctccacccctcCCTCGCCCGGTTCAGGGTTCTCCTCCTCCATCCTCATCTGCCCTGTCAGACATTCAGCATTTCACCAATACTTACCAGCAGCTTGAGACGAGAAGAGGAGAGCAGTCCGCCGCCAACCTTCTCCGACAGAAACTTCAAGAATCTGGCATGGGGTTTGATGACTATGCTGGTAGTGACTACTACGGCGCCACCTCACCGCATCATAGCCAGTCTCAAGGACATGTTCTGAGCAGACATCAGATGTCTTCTCCTCGGCCACTTCTCTCCTTACAAGATTGTAAGGCTTCAGATAGCGCTGTGCCTAAAGGCTATTTTCCATCTGGCAAGAAGAAGGGCAGGCCGGTTGGAAGTGTGAATAAACAAAAGCGTCTCCCAACCCAAGCCCAAACACCGATCCAGTCTCAAGCCCCAGCTCAAACCGTGAATCAGAATTCTTCTCAACCGCCACCGACTCCCGCTCCAGCCGCCCTTACGATACCGGACATAGTCCAAACTGCAGCCAGCACAGCCACCTGCATCtcggaaaacaaaagcactcCTCCTCTGACGCCGCCCACTTTAACCCAGATGGTAAAAGTGGATGTTGAGAGTCCGTTGAGTCAGCCTGAGATTGAAGTGAAACCTGCGAGACGGCGGcgcaaagttttgaaagaggAAGGCGGCTCACCGGAAAGAAGAGGCCGCCAAAGAATAAGGAGAGCAGGCGCACCGCCGTCACAATCGGCGGCTAAAGATAACCCAGATATGCCGCCGGGGGCAAAAGGAGCCAACGGCATCAATAGAGCATTCCCGGATCCAAATCTCAAAGGCCTGTTTGTGCCGCACATTCACGTGGAGAACAAAATACCCGAGATCGGGTCGGTGTGCACCATCGTAAATGCTGAGGACGACAAGTTAAAAGGCGAGCGTAGTGCAAACGGAGGGAAAACGGGTGTCGGCGCTATTGATTCTCTGCCAATCTCAACTTTTTACTCGCAGTCGTCAAAGAGAGAATCAGAGCTGAGGGAGACGGACCAGGTGGAGACGACGCTTCAGTCGGGAAAAGCGCTTCCTTCTTCTGGCTACGTTGTTTCCGGACCTGCCGTTACAGAAACTAAACACTCTGGGCGTCAGCTGTGCTGTCTGTGTCAAAAATGGGCCAATTACAAGCACCTCGGAGATCTTTACGGGCCGTACTATCCTGCAGAATATGCTGCCAAGCTCCCCAAAAACCAGCCCCAGCTTCGACAATGTCACACCAGCACAGGTGCCACCAAAACGGCACCAAACCCACAAATCGGCTCAAACGCTTTGGACACTTTGCAGAACTCGCAGAAACAACACGTTCCGTTCTCCAGACCCGTGGCTACAACTAACTGCACCGTAAACTTGGATTTGAATCTTAAATCTCTTTCCGCCGCAGTAAGAGCTCCTCCCTTAACTTTTAGAGAGGATGTGATTGGCGAGTCCAGCGCCATTGCCTCTTCTTATACCGCCAATAAAATGCCATCTTTATCCTGGGACGTGAACTTTGATATCATACCTATTCCGGAGCTAAAAAGAGAGCCGGACTTTGACACGTCGCACCAGCAGCTGCAGCTGCTAAAACAGCCACAGGAGCAACAAGCAGAGGAAGCCCAGCAACGACCGCAACACCGAAAGCTGACCTCCCATCCACGCTTTAAACGGAGGCACAAATCGAGCGAGGACTCCCCCAGAATGGTGCCGTCCAACAGTAAGGCCTCTCTGCCCTTTCAACCTCCGCCGCCGGCTCTGGACTCCCTGGGACCGTTGGCGCAACTTGCCCAGTTGCCTCAGATGCCCATGGACCCGGAGGAGTTGTGGGTTCATGAAGGATGCATCGTGTGGACCAGTGGAGTATATCTTGTCAATGGGAGGCTGTACGGCCTGCAGGAGGCACTAGATGGTGCCAGAGAGACA AGCTGTTCATACTGTGAGATGGTTGGCTCCACCCTGGGCTGCTACAGTAAAGGCTGTATCCGGCGATATCACTATCTTTGTGCCATTGAAACGG ATTGTTCTCTCAATGAAGATAACTTCTCATTGCGGTGTCCAAAGCACAAG GTAACCCAGAACTTCCGGCCCGCCAAATCCATGTACCTGGAGCAGTCTGAGAGAGGGTGA